From a single Thermothielavioides terrestris NRRL 8126 chromosome 1, complete sequence genomic region:
- a CDS encoding EPL1-like protein (1|EPL1_NEUCR RecName: Full=Enhancer of polycomb-like protein 1. Contains conserved domain EPL1[pfam10513]. This is a family of EPL1 (Enhancer of polycomb-like) proteins), which yields MATRKVRYKKLSVKTPLAVLREDQIDPTEYESLTNEAQIATGVEQAEENEYHLQAVLQSAGVAADKEIPVPPPQESALNYDELYARPFSKTSTYIRFSQTVEESIGCMYDMTADDVVFLKSYNQKRHAGAQLSEDDFERIMDVFEATSELKAPYASIDQTIVPYDEMLQGLQELDKAKLMPHAKEIYEYWKSRRQALNNQPLHPTLKFERHLESDDADPYVCFRRREVRQTRKTRARDVQSAEKLKRLRKELEEGRQLVLAAHNREVLKAEMLKADRAIFELRAQLKEHKIRLGIKTDDEDLINQKRRKAPEAPAVQRPPAPAQLRIAVRPDGRSAEADLSLLSDRLAEKENELRADIEKKVQSHNEWNRDHLDLTRGPLSPVQWPRRSAGFRPAKTQYLITPPASVSSVSLDEPTPMELDKPHPLQSVFKFRGVARDEQSRENPPLYRRRIGRLNRLWIDRRGLASPPRDVDAEVLDRWKYDQSSDDEDDRPMYEVDPFDTNALRFRASIPLPPWMTNRGATPHARPPLPPPQQQPQPHPATQPQPQPQPQPQPQPQPQPQPQPQPQQQPQPQPQPSQIPPQAQAAA from the exons ATGGCGACCCGCAAAGTCCGATACAAAAAACTGAGCGTGAAAACGCCCTTGGCAGTGCTCAGAGAGGATCAGATCGATCCGACAGAGTATGAGTCGCTCACAAATGAGGCCCAGATCGCGACAGGCGTCGAACAGGCCGAGGAAAAT GAATACCATCTTCAGGCAGTCCTGCAGAGCGCCGGGGTCGCGGCGGATAAGGAGATTCCTGTCCCGCCTCCGCAAGAGAGTGCCCTCAACTATGATGAGCTCTATGCGCGGCCGTTCTCGAAGACGTCGACATACATCCGCTTCTCCCAAACGGTGGAGGAGTCCATCGGATGTATGTATGACATGACCGCGGATGACGTGGTATTTCTCAAGTCGTACAACCAGAAGCGGCACGCGGGGGCCCAGCTTTCCGAGGATGACTTCGAGAGGATCATGGACGTGTTCGAGGCGACGTCGGAGCTGAAAGCCCCCTACGCCTCGATAGACCAGACCATAGTCCCGTACGATGAGATGCTGCAGGGCCTGCAAGAGCTTGACAAGGCCAAGCTCATGCCTCACGCCAAGGAGATCTATGAGTACTGGAAATCCCGGCGGCAGGCCCTGAACAACCAGCCGCTCCATCCGACGCTCAAGTTCGAGAGGCACCTGGAGAGCGATGACGCCGATCCGTATGTTTGCTTCCGGCGCCGTGAGGTCCGCCAGACCCGCAAGACACGGGCGAGGGACGTTCAGAGTGCCGAGAAGCTCAAACGCCTGCGgaaggagctcgaggagggTCGCCAGTTGGTTTTGGCTGCGCACAACCGTGAGGTGCTCAAGGCAGAGATGCTGAAGGCGGATCGTGCTATCTTTGAGTTGCGAGCGCAGCTCAAGGAGCACAAGATCCGGCTAGGCATCAAgaccgacgacgaagacctCATCAACCAGAAG AGGAGGAAGGCTCCCGAGGCTCCTGCAGTgcagcggccgccagcgcccgcacAGCTGCGCATCGCCGTGCGGCCAGATGGCCGATCTGCTGAGGCTGATCTCTCGCTGCTTTCTGACCGTctggccgagaaggagaatGAACTCCGTGCCGATATCGAGAAGAAGGTGCAGAGCCACAATGAGTGGAACCGCGACCATTTGGACCTCACCCGAGGCCCGCTGTCGCCGGTACAGTGGCCGAGACGGAGCGCCGGCTTCAGGCCCGCAAAGACGCAGTATTTGatcacgccgccggcctctGTGTCGTCGGTGTCCTTGGATGAGCCCACGCCTATGGAGCTTGACAAGCCCCATCCTCTCCAGTCCGTCTTCAAGTTTAGGGGCGTGGCCCGGGACGAGCAGTCGAGGGAGAATCCGCCTCTCTATCGGCGTCGGATCGGCCGGCTCAACCGGTTATGGATTGACCGTCGCGGGTTGGCCAGTCCGCCCCGCGACGTCGATGCCGAGGTGTTGGATCGCTGGAAGTATGATCAGTcgtcggacgacgaggacgaccgGCCGATGTACGAGGTCGATCCCTTTGACACCAATGCTCTGAGATTCCGGGCTTCGATCCCACTCCCGCCGTGGATGACGAATCGAGGAGCGACTCCTCATGCACGACCGCCGCTGCCACCACCTCAGCAGCAACCTCAGCCGCACCCAGCAACACAACCACAgccacaaccacaaccgcaACCACAACCGCAGCCGCAACCACAACCGCAACCGCAACCGcaaccgcagcagcaaccacaaccacaaccgcaACCATCACAGATACCTCCACAAGCTCAAGCAGCAGCTTGA